The genomic DNA TAAAGGATGAAATTGTTCCGGTTGTTTACAAGGATCGCAGAGGAAACGAAATCGTCGTCGATACAGATGAGCACCCTCGTCCGAACAGCTCTTTGGAAAAGCTCAGTACATTAAAGCCGCTATTTAAAGATGGTACCATTACAGCCGGAAATGCTTCAGGCATAAACGACGGTGCATCGGCCCTGCTCATCATGAGCAAGGAAAAAGCAGAGGAACTCGGTTTGAAGCCGATGGCGAAATACGTCACTTCTGCAACAGCTGGCCTTGAGCCTCGTGTTATGGGTCTTGGACCGATTCATGCTTCCCGTAAAGCATTGAAGCGTGCGGGACTTTCTTCAAGCGATCTTGGACTCATTGAGTTGAACGAGGCATTCGCTTCACAGTCTCTCGAATGTATCCGTCAGCTTGAATTGAATCCATCCAGGGTGAACATCAATGGTGGAGCGATTGCCTACGGTCACCCGCTGGGAGCGAGCGGCGCACGAATACTCACAACGCTTTTACATGAGATGCGTAAACAGAAAACCCAATATGGACTGGCTACGATGTGTATTGGCGTCGGTCAAGGAATCGCAGCAATCGTAGAAGGATACAACGACTAATCATACTAGGAGGCGTTAGGATGTCATCGATTTTATATGAAGTGAAAAATCATATCGCATACGTAACTTTGAACCGACCGGATGTGTTGAACTGTTTTAATTACGAAACGTTGAAGCAGCTTGGTGAGATCGTAGAAGAGATCCATCATAACCCTGAAGCACGTGTCGTCATTTTCACTGGTGCTGGAGAGAAGGCATTCAGTGCAGGTGCTGATTTGAAAGAGCGTAAAACATTGACTGAAAATGAAGTGCGACGTAATGTCTCGAAAATCAGAGACGTGTTTACGGCTGTCGATAAGCTGCCTCAACCGACGATTGCCGCAATGAACGGTTATGCATTCGGTGGTGGCTTCGAGCTTGCGCTTGCATGTGACTTCCGTATCGCAGTCGAGGATACGAAGATGGGCTTGACGGAGCTTGGCTGGGCGATCATCCCAGGAGCTGGCGGTACACAGCGTTTGCCGCGTTTGATCGGACAAGCGAAGGCGATGGAACTGATTTTGACAGCGAAAAAGCTCTCTTCAGAAGAAGCATTACAATACGGAATTTTGAATGAGGTCGTTTCTTCCGATAAATTGATTGAAACGGCTGAACAATGGGCAGAAAGAATGTTAAGCAATGGTCCGATTGCCTTGAAACAAGCGAAGTTTGCTATCAAGCAAGGCATGAACGTCGATTTGGAAACAGGGTTGAACTTAGAAGCGAAAGCATACGAGGTGACGATCCCTACAAAGGACCGTGTTGAGGCGTTAGTTGCATTCGGTGAAAAGCGTCCGCCTGAATTCAAGGGAGAATAACACGAACAGAATGGCCATCCTTTTCACCGTTATAGAGAGAAAGATTGAGAGGGTACATGATATTTAGTATCATAAAGGGATGATTTTGTTAGATTGAACCGGAAAAGGATGAGCACAGTGCAGAACAGTTTGAACACACGTTCGATGATTTTTACGTTATATGGAGATTATATACGCCATTACGGCAATGACATATGGATTGGTAGCTTGATTCGGCTGTTAAAAGAGTTCGGTCATAACGAGCAGTCTGTCCGTGCTGCGATTTCACGCATGAACAAGCAGGGCTGGGTGACAGCTGAACGGAAAGGGAATAAGAGCTACTACCGCTTGACGGAACCTGGCGTTGCTCGGATTGAAGAAGCGGCGAAGCGTATTTTCAAGCTTCAGCCTGAGAGCTGGGACGGGCAGTGGAGGATGTTTACGTATACGATTCCTGAAGAAAAAAGGCACATCCGGGACGAACTGAGGAAAGAACTCGTGTGGAGCGGGTTCGGACTTTTGTCCAATAGCTTCTGGATCTCTCCGAACAAGCAGGAGAAGCAAGTGAAGCAGATGATCGAGAAGTATGAAATCGGGGATTATGTGCATTTCTTCGTTTCTGAATACAAGGGACCGCATGAAAGCGAGAAGCTCGTTGAAGAATGCTGGGACCTGAATGAGATCAATGCGAAGTACGATGAGTTCATCAAAACGTACAGCCAGAAATATGTGATGGATAAGAACAAGATTGAAAAAGGTGAGATGTCGGACGGTGAATGCTTTGTCGAGCGGACGAAGCTTGTCCATGAATACCGTAAATTCTTGTTCGTCGATCCAGGACTGCCTGAAGAATTGTTGCCGAAAAAATGGCTCGGGGATTATGCGGCTAGCCTGTTCAGTGATTATTACAAGGCACTCGCCCAACCAGCCAGCCGTTTCTTTGAGGATGTATTCAGTGAAGGAAACGAAGTGAAAAACCGTGATAAAAAATATGATGCGTTGAACCACCCGTTAATCATTGATCATACCAACAAATGAGGGACTGACAATTGTCAGCCCCTCATCTATGAAACTAGGGTTACCAGTATAAGTGCACAAGCTTGAAGCTTCGAAAGCATTTACATCGCACGAAGCAAAAGTTCCCTTTTTCGAGGAACTAAGGCTCAATCGCTTATAGATTGATTTCGCCTAAGTTTTCTTTACACTGGTTATCCGATTCCTTTTCAGCAGGTTGTCATGTCGACGTTGTTGAAAAGGGTGGATACCAGTATAAGCGCAACTAAGGTTCGATCGGCGCTTACAGCTTGATCTCACCTAAGTTTTCTTTAAATTCTTTGCCCTTTTGTTCGTACGTATCAATTGTTAGTTGGATGAGTTCCAAGTCTTTGTCTGTCAGCTCCCGGATGACTTTGCCTGGTGAACCCATGACCATCGTCCGCGGGGGGATTTTTTTGCCTGGAGGAATCAATGTATTCGCTCCAATGAAGGCAGATTCTCCGATTTCAGCACCATCGAGGATCGTCGCACCCATCCCGATCAGGGCACCTTTACGAATCGTGCAACCGTGGAGGATGACATTGTGCCCGACAGATACTTCGTCTTCCAGGATGAGCGGGAATTCTTCGTAGAGATGACACGTGCAATTATCCTGGATGTTGCACCGTTCCCCGATGATGATCGGAGCTTCGTCTCCACGGACGACAGTGTTGAACCAAACACTCGAATTCTTGCCGATTGTTACATCACCAATAATATGTACTCCAGGCGCGATAAAGACGGAATCATCGACTTTCGGATTTTTACCGTTATATGGGTAAAGCATAATAAACCTCCTTGAAAACGTTTTCTAAAGTATAACATAAGTGACAGAAGTGTCAGACACCTTAACAAAACGTAGATGGATCAAGGGTTTCTAAAAAGTGTCAGGCACCATTTTCAACCCCTTGAGGGGACTGCGTTTTGAAATGGTGCCTGACACCATAGAAAGGATTTTCATTTTATGAACCGATTATATGATTTGCTTAAGATTAAGTATCCGATCATCCAAGGCGGGATGGGGAACGTTTCGAATGCACCGCTGACAGCTGCGATATCTGAAGCTGGCGGGCTTGGTACATTAGGTATTGGAACGATGCTGCCCGACGAAATTGAAGGACTGATCAAAGACACGAAAGAGCGGACCGACAAGCCTTTTGCGGTGAACATCCCGTTGAGTGTTTCGCCTGCTGTGAAGGAGACGGCAATGCTGCTGTTCGAATATGAAATTCCTGTCGTCGTTCTGTCAGCAGGGAATCCAGCACCGTTCATTCCGAAGTTCAAGGAAAGAGGGCTGACGGTCATTTGTGTTGTTGCATCAGTCAAGCATGCAAAAAAGGCTGAACAAGCTGGGGCTGATATCGTTGTTGCCGAAGGGTATGAAGCAGCAGGGATCAATGCAACCGAGGAGTCGACGACTATGACGTTGATTCCACAGATTGTCGATGCTGTTGATATCCCTGTCATTGCGGCTGGTGGAATCGGTGACGGAAGAGGCCTGGCGGCTGCTCTCTCACTAGGAGCTTCCGGAGTCCAAATGGGGACACGTTTCATTGCAACGCAGGAAGGTGCGTTCCATGAAAACTACAAACAAAAGTTGATTGAGGCGACAGATACAGAAACGACGATTGTTGGTCGTTCTTACGGAAAAATCCGCCGCCTTATGAAAACACCTTATGCATTGGAATTGTTGAAAGAGGAAGCCTCAGGAGCGGATGTGGAAGTATTCATCAACAAGACGACAGAGGATTATCACCGTAAAGGCGCTGTTGAGGGTGATTTTGACAAAGGCTTCATCAATTCCGGTCAAATCGCAGGCCTGATCAACGACATCCCGACTGTGGAAGAGTTACTCGAGCGCATGAAGAAGCAAGCGAAGGAAACGCTCAACAAGACGCAACAGTTGCTTTAATCCTGTTGAAAAAGATCGTTATCGTTGTTTGAAAGAAATCACTTTAACACTTGAAAGCTTTGGTGCGAAAAAATTTCCTCTTGCCTTATAAAGAATTGTTTGTTACAACTAAACATTAACTGAAACTCTTTTACTTAGAACCTGGAGGTACTTATGGCACAACAAGAGCAATGGACATCTAAACTCACATTCATACTAGCTGCAGCAGGATCCGCAATCGGACTCGGCGCCATTTGGAAATTCCCTTATGTTGCTGGGACAAGCGGGGGAGGAGCCTTTTTCCTTGTATTCTTACTCTTTACATTCCTTGTTGGTTTCCCACTGTTGCTCGCTGAATTTGTGATTGGACGAAGTACACAGAAAGAAGCCATATCTGCCTATCGATCCATAGCCCCTGGTTGGGAATTCATCGGTCGTATCGGCGTTTTCACTGCATTCATTCTATTATCGTTTTATAGCGTCATCGGAGGTTGGATCCTCCTCTACTTCGGTGCCAGTATCACGGGATACGTTTCTGGTGTCGACAATTATGAACAATTATTCGGAACCATCATTTCCAACCCATGGACGGCTGTGGGTTCTCAGCTTGCATTTATCCTTTTGACAATTTTCGTGGTTGCCAAAGGCATTAAACAAGGTATTGAAAAAGCAAGCAAATGGATGATGCCAGCCTTATTCATTCTTTTCATCATCCTCATTGCACGCTCTCTGACATTGGAGGGAGCAATGGAAGGGGTCCAATTCTTCCTTCAGCCAGACTTCTCGAAGCTGACGTCTGAAGGAGTGTTGTTCGCACTTGGACAATCCTTCTTCTCTCTGAGCCTTGGTGTCTCAGTGATGGTGACATACAGCTCGTACTTGTCTAAGACGGAAAGTCTCGGTCGATCAGCAACATCCATTGTTCTTATGAACATATTCATTACGGTCCTTTCCGGACTTGCGATCTTCCCGGCAGTCTTCTCATTTGGATTTGAGCCAACTGAAGGACCAGGACTGTTGTTCATCGTACTTCCATCGGTCTTTTCGGAAATGCCAGGAGGGACACTCTTCTTCATTGTATTCTTGGCTCTGTTCCTTTTCGCGACATTGACATCAGCGTTCTCGATGCTTGAAATCATTGTTGCATCCGTATCGAAAAACGCAGGTCAACGCCGTTCGAAGTCTTCCTGGATTGTCGGTCTGACGATTTTTGCCGTAGGTATCCCTTCTGCACTTTCTTATGGATTACTTGCAGATGTGAAACTGTTCGACAAGACGATCTTCGATTTAATGGACTACCTGGTCAGTAACATCATGCTACCGATTGGTGCATTATTGATTTCCATCTTCGTACCATTGAAGATGAAGCGTGAAGTATTGATTGAAGAATTGACTGACGGCAGCAGCCGCGGCAAGAAGCTTCTTGCGCTATGGCTCCTCGTCCTTAAATATTTCGTGCCGTTCTTGATCATCATCGTCTTCCTGGATGCACTCGGTGTATTCGGAGGATAATTGAAGATTGGATGTGTAAAAAGCAGCTGGCGATCAGCTGCTTTTTTCTTTTATGAGAGTAGTAAATAGGTACTGAATTCAGGAATTATCTGCACTGTTTCAGGAATTCGTACAAAAATTCAGGAATCCCATGCACGTTTTCAGGAATCCCGACCAAAATTTCAGGAATCCGCTCCATATTTTCAGGAATTCACAGCCACAGGCCGGGTTGCACCTCCAAATTTAGCTCAGGATTCGAATGTTTGGGTAGACTTGTAGTACAATAAGGGCGACAACATAGAATGTAGCCCGAGAAAGGAGAATTCATTGATGCTAAATGAAAAGGTAGCCGTTGTAACTGGTGCATCAAGAGGTGCTGGTAAGGCCATCGCAACAAGATTCATGTCAGAAGGTGCGAAGCTTGCGATCATCGGCTCTTCCGAACAAATCCATGAAACCGGAAAAGAGCTTGAGGAGAACGGTGCAGAAGTACTCAGCCTCCAGGCAGATGTTTCAGATGAACAACAAGTCGAACAAGCGATGAAACAAACGATTGAGAAATACGGAAAAATAGATATTCTCGTAAACAATGCTGGAATTGGATTCTTCAAAACCGTCGAGGAAACGACTGTAGAGGAATGGGACAAGGTGTTTGCCGTTAATACGAAAGGGGTCTTCCTTACAACCCGTGCTGTACTCCCATACATGAAAAAGGAGAAAGCAGGTACGATTGTTACGATTTCATCGGATGTTGGAAGAAGAGCGATAGCGAACGGCTCCGCCTATACGGCGACAAAATATGCGGTCCAAGGCTTCATCGGATCGGTCGCTCAGGAAGTGAAGGAGTATGGCATCCGAATGGGAACGGTCAATCCAGGAGCAATCGACACCTATTTTGGCGGTTCTAAACAAGGTGAGACCCATAAGGAAGATTGGTTGAAGGTTGATGACATCGCAGAGGCTGTTTGTTATATGGCATCTGCCGGGAAGCATATGGTCGTTGACGAGATCATGCTCCACCCACTCTCCCAGGAATATCCAAGAGCATAACGGAAGAATTTCATACACATCAAGGGATGACCCAAGCTGTACGTTACGTACGTTCAGGGTCATCTTTTTTTATGGCAATCCTTTCATGACAAGGGCTCAAACGCCTGGGGCAGCCTTTCGTTACATTGCTTTTTATTTAACAAAATGATATTATATCGTTAAATAAACGTCATATTGTATAAGAATGATACGCGTGAAATAAAACGATGGAATGAAGCAAAAGGGGGCGGAAAATTTGAAGCCAGGAATGGAAGTCGGGCAAAAAGCGACAATAACCGCTAAAGTGACACCGGAAATGTTTGCGCAGTTTGAAGGTAACGTTGTCCATCCAGCTTATTCGACGGTCTCGATGGTTTATCACATGGAATGGGCGGCGCGACAGATCATCCTTCCGTATCTTGAAGATCATGAAGAAGGAATCGGTGGGGGCGTTTCAGCGAGACATCTGAATCCGACACCGGAGGGCAGTGAAATCACGGTAACAGCGACTCTACGAGAACTAAAGGGTAAAGCTGTCATTTGTGACCTCGAGGTCCGAAACGAGAAAGAAAAAATCGGTGAAGGGGAAGTTACACAATACATCCTGCCGCGAGAGATGATCCAGGGAAAAATCGAATCCATGAAAGTTTGATCCACGTTTTTTATTTGTGATTTTATGAAAGCGTTTACTAGTTAGAAATTTTGAAAGATTAATAGTATTGGGGGATGCAGCATGTTTGAACGCATTAATGAGCATGAGCAATTGCTGTTTTGTAATGATGAACATACAGGGTTGAAGGCGATCATCGCCATACATAATACGACACTCGGTCCGGCATTGGGCGGTTGCCGGATGCGCCCGTATAAATCCACGGATGAGGCGATTGAAGATGTCTTGCGTCTGTCAAAAGGGATGACGTACAAGTGTGCGGCAGCAGACGTCGATTTTGGAGGCGGTAAAGCGGTCATTATCGGTGATCCTCTCAAAGAACGTTCACCGGAATTGTTCCGTGCGTTCGGTCAATTCGTCGACTCGCTGAATGGACGCTTTTATACAGGAACGGACATGGGGACAACGCCGAATGATTTCGTTCATGCGTTAAAAGAAACGAACTGCATCGTCGGTGTTCCTGAGGAGTATGGTGGGAGCGGAGATTCTTCTGTCCCGACAGCTGAAGGGGTTTTATATGGTCTGAAAGCGACGAACAACGTGTTGTTCGGGTCTGAGGACCTTTCAGGTAAGACGTACTCCATCCAGGGTCTCGGAAAGGTCGGCTTCAAGGTTGCTGAACAGCTTCTAGAAGCGGGAGCAGATATCTACGTGACTGACATCAATGAAAAAGCGATCCAGCAGATCGTTGATAAAGCCGAGCTCATGAAAGGCAACGTGAAAGTCGTTGAAGGAGACGAGATTTACAGTGTTCCAGCAGATGTCTTCATTCCGTGCGCGTTGGGCGGGATCATTAATGATGAAACGATCGAACATCTGAAAGTGAAAGCTGTTGTCGGATCAGCGAACAACCAGCTGCTGCGAAACGAACACGGGACATTTTTACAAGAAAGAGGCATTCTTTATGCGCCTGACTATATCGTAAATGCGGGTGGACTCATTCAGGTATCGGATGAGCTTTATACGCCGAATAAAGCCCGTGTCCTGGCAAAAACGAGAGCAATCTATGACACGCTTTTGGAAATCTATCAACAGTCCAGGGAAAAATCCATTTCCACTGCGGATGCAGCTGATGAGTTTTGTAAGAATCGAATCGAGAGCAGACGTAAGCGAAACAGCTTCTTCAGTCATGATAAACGACCAAAATGGAACGTACGTTACTAAGGAGGGGTCTTATGGAAACGCAATTTCCGATGAAGCAGATCTTAAATGAAGATGGAATCGTCGTCAATTCCGAGTATGAAAGCCAAATGACGGAGGAACTGACGAAAGAGCTTTATGTCATGATGTTACGAGCACGTATGTTTGACCGAAAAAGTGTCAACCTGCAGCGTCAAGGACGGATCGGTACGTATGTCCCGTTCGAGGGTCAAGAGGCAGCACAAGTCGGAAGTTCACTCGTCCTGGAAGAAGGCGACTGGATGTTCCCGACATACCGTGACCACGGAGCAACGTTGACTTACGGTCACTCTGCGCGAAATCTGTTTTTATACTGGAAGGGCTATCCGATGGGCTGTGTGCCGCCGGAAGGAAAGAACATCTTCCCGCCAGCTGTACCGATCGCTTCCCAGCTCCTTCATGCGACAGGTGCGGCATGGGCAGAGCAAATGAAAGGAACAGATCGCGGCTCGATCGTCTATTTTGGTGACGGAGCGACTTCCGAAGGAGACTTCCATGAAGGGCTCAATTTTGCAAGCGTATACAATGCCCCGGTCGTCTTTTTCAACCAAAACAACGGGTTTGCAATTTCAGTACCAACCGAAAAGCAAATGAAATCGAAGACGATTGCACAAAAAGCAGTCGCATATGATATCCCAGGTGTCCGCCTCGACGGCAACGATATCTTTGTCGTTTATTTTGAAACGAAGAAAGCGATGGATCGTGCACGACGCGGTGAAGGGCCGACGTTGATCGAAGCGGTGACATACCGTTACGGCGCGCATACGACAGCGGACGATCCAAGCAAATACCGTGACCAGGAAGAAAGCAAGCGTCGTCGGGAAACGACAGATCCACTTCTTCGTCTCGAGCGCTATTTGCAAAACAAAGGATACTTCGAGGAGTCATGGAAAGCACAAGTGGAAGAAGAGATTACGAAAGAAATCGAGAAAGCGGTCGAGGATATGGAAGCATACGGACCAGCAGAACCGTCCGATATGTTCACCCATGTGTTCGAAACGCCTACTTGGTCGGTTCAGGATCAGTATGATGCATTCAAGGCTCGCGTAAAGGAGGAAGTATAGATGAGTACAGCCGTTAAAACTCAGAAACTGACAATGGTACAAGCGATTACGGATGCGATGGCGACGATGATGCGTGAGCACGATGACATCCTTGTCCTCGGTGAAGACGTCGGAAAGAACGGAGGCGTATTCCGTGCAACAGATGGACTGGAAGCTGAATTCGGTGAAAAGCGTGTCATCGATACACCACTCGCTGAATCCGGAATCATCGGTACGTCAATCGGCCTTGCGATGAATGGCTTCCGTCCGATAGCGGAAATGCAGTTCCTTGGATTCATCTATCCTGCATTCAATCAGATTATGACGCATGCTTCACGAATTCGATCTCGTACGCTAGGGACTTTTACGGTACCTATGGTCATTCGTGCGCCATTCGGAGCTGGTGTACGTGCACCTGAAATCCACTCAGACAGTGTTGAAGCACTTTTCACACATATGCCAGGTATCAAGGTCGTTATTCCATCCAACGCATATGATGCGAAGGGCCTTCTCATTGCGAGTATTGAGGATCCTGATCCAGTGCTGTTCCTTGAGCCGATGCGCTGCTACCGTTCTCACAAGCTGGAAGTTCCGGAAGAGAAGTATACCGTTGAAATCGGTAAAGGTGCTCGTCTACAGGAAGGTGACGATATCACGTTGATTGCCTGGGGAGCGATGGTCGACGTGATCAAGAAGGCAGCGAAGGAAATTGAAGAGGAAGAAGGCATCCACTGTGACGTCCTCGACCTGCGCAC from Pseudalkalibacillus sp. SCS-8 includes the following:
- a CDS encoding acetyl-CoA C-acyltransferase → MREVVIVDAVRTPIGRYKGALKEVRPDDLGSIVIKSLLERNPGLPKEQIEEVVFGNANGAGEENRNVARMSALLADLPVEVGGTTINRLCGSGLDAVTYAARAIMANEGDIFIAGGTESMTRAPYVMAKPEKEFPRGNMEMFDTTIGWRFVNPALEEKFGTDSMPETAENVAQDYGITREEQDQFAYESQMKAKRAMEEGRLKDEIVPVVYKDRRGNEIVVDTDEHPRPNSSLEKLSTLKPLFKDGTITAGNASGINDGASALLIMSKEKAEELGLKPMAKYVTSATAGLEPRVMGLGPIHASRKALKRAGLSSSDLGLIELNEAFASQSLECIRQLELNPSRVNINGGAIAYGHPLGASGARILTTLLHEMRKQKTQYGLATMCIGVGQGIAAIVEGYND
- a CDS encoding enoyl-CoA hydratase-related protein — translated: MSSILYEVKNHIAYVTLNRPDVLNCFNYETLKQLGEIVEEIHHNPEARVVIFTGAGEKAFSAGADLKERKTLTENEVRRNVSKIRDVFTAVDKLPQPTIAAMNGYAFGGGFELALACDFRIAVEDTKMGLTELGWAIIPGAGGTQRLPRLIGQAKAMELILTAKKLSSEEALQYGILNEVVSSDKLIETAEQWAERMLSNGPIALKQAKFAIKQGMNVDLETGLNLEAKAYEVTIPTKDRVEALVAFGEKRPPEFKGE
- the paaX gene encoding phenylacetic acid degradation operon negative regulatory protein PaaX, whose protein sequence is MIFTLYGDYIRHYGNDIWIGSLIRLLKEFGHNEQSVRAAISRMNKQGWVTAERKGNKSYYRLTEPGVARIEEAAKRIFKLQPESWDGQWRMFTYTIPEEKRHIRDELRKELVWSGFGLLSNSFWISPNKQEKQVKQMIEKYEIGDYVHFFVSEYKGPHESEKLVEECWDLNEINAKYDEFIKTYSQKYVMDKNKIEKGEMSDGECFVERTKLVHEYRKFLFVDPGLPEELLPKKWLGDYAASLFSDYYKALAQPASRFFEDVFSEGNEVKNRDKKYDALNHPLIIDHTNK
- a CDS encoding gamma carbonic anhydrase family protein → MLYPYNGKNPKVDDSVFIAPGVHIIGDVTIGKNSSVWFNTVVRGDEAPIIIGERCNIQDNCTCHLYEEFPLILEDEVSVGHNVILHGCTIRKGALIGMGATILDGAEIGESAFIGANTLIPPGKKIPPRTMVMGSPGKVIRELTDKDLELIQLTIDTYEQKGKEFKENLGEIKL
- a CDS encoding NAD(P)H-dependent flavin oxidoreductase, with the protein product MNRLYDLLKIKYPIIQGGMGNVSNAPLTAAISEAGGLGTLGIGTMLPDEIEGLIKDTKERTDKPFAVNIPLSVSPAVKETAMLLFEYEIPVVVLSAGNPAPFIPKFKERGLTVICVVASVKHAKKAEQAGADIVVAEGYEAAGINATEESTTMTLIPQIVDAVDIPVIAAGGIGDGRGLAAALSLGASGVQMGTRFIATQEGAFHENYKQKLIEATDTETTIVGRSYGKIRRLMKTPYALELLKEEASGADVEVFINKTTEDYHRKGAVEGDFDKGFINSGQIAGLINDIPTVEELLERMKKQAKETLNKTQQLL
- a CDS encoding sodium-dependent transporter; translation: MAQQEQWTSKLTFILAAAGSAIGLGAIWKFPYVAGTSGGGAFFLVFLLFTFLVGFPLLLAEFVIGRSTQKEAISAYRSIAPGWEFIGRIGVFTAFILLSFYSVIGGWILLYFGASITGYVSGVDNYEQLFGTIISNPWTAVGSQLAFILLTIFVVAKGIKQGIEKASKWMMPALFILFIILIARSLTLEGAMEGVQFFLQPDFSKLTSEGVLFALGQSFFSLSLGVSVMVTYSSYLSKTESLGRSATSIVLMNIFITVLSGLAIFPAVFSFGFEPTEGPGLLFIVLPSVFSEMPGGTLFFIVFLALFLFATLTSAFSMLEIIVASVSKNAGQRRSKSSWIVGLTIFAVGIPSALSYGLLADVKLFDKTIFDLMDYLVSNIMLPIGALLISIFVPLKMKREVLIEELTDGSSRGKKLLALWLLVLKYFVPFLIIIVFLDALGVFGG
- a CDS encoding SDR family oxidoreductase, with amino-acid sequence MLNEKVAVVTGASRGAGKAIATRFMSEGAKLAIIGSSEQIHETGKELEENGAEVLSLQADVSDEQQVEQAMKQTIEKYGKIDILVNNAGIGFFKTVEETTVEEWDKVFAVNTKGVFLTTRAVLPYMKKEKAGTIVTISSDVGRRAIANGSAYTATKYAVQGFIGSVAQEVKEYGIRMGTVNPGAIDTYFGGSKQGETHKEDWLKVDDIAEAVCYMASAGKHMVVDEIMLHPLSQEYPRA
- a CDS encoding thioesterase family protein, which gives rise to MKPGMEVGQKATITAKVTPEMFAQFEGNVVHPAYSTVSMVYHMEWAARQIILPYLEDHEEGIGGGVSARHLNPTPEGSEITVTATLRELKGKAVICDLEVRNEKEKIGEGEVTQYILPREMIQGKIESMKV
- a CDS encoding Glu/Leu/Phe/Val dehydrogenase dimerization domain-containing protein, encoding MFERINEHEQLLFCNDEHTGLKAIIAIHNTTLGPALGGCRMRPYKSTDEAIEDVLRLSKGMTYKCAAADVDFGGGKAVIIGDPLKERSPELFRAFGQFVDSLNGRFYTGTDMGTTPNDFVHALKETNCIVGVPEEYGGSGDSSVPTAEGVLYGLKATNNVLFGSEDLSGKTYSIQGLGKVGFKVAEQLLEAGADIYVTDINEKAIQQIVDKAELMKGNVKVVEGDEIYSVPADVFIPCALGGIINDETIEHLKVKAVVGSANNQLLRNEHGTFLQERGILYAPDYIVNAGGLIQVSDELYTPNKARVLAKTRAIYDTLLEIYQQSREKSISTADAADEFCKNRIESRRKRNSFFSHDKRPKWNVRY
- the pdhA gene encoding pyruvate dehydrogenase (acetyl-transferring) E1 component subunit alpha, with the protein product METQFPMKQILNEDGIVVNSEYESQMTEELTKELYVMMLRARMFDRKSVNLQRQGRIGTYVPFEGQEAAQVGSSLVLEEGDWMFPTYRDHGATLTYGHSARNLFLYWKGYPMGCVPPEGKNIFPPAVPIASQLLHATGAAWAEQMKGTDRGSIVYFGDGATSEGDFHEGLNFASVYNAPVVFFNQNNGFAISVPTEKQMKSKTIAQKAVAYDIPGVRLDGNDIFVVYFETKKAMDRARRGEGPTLIEAVTYRYGAHTTADDPSKYRDQEESKRRRETTDPLLRLERYLQNKGYFEESWKAQVEEEITKEIEKAVEDMEAYGPAEPSDMFTHVFETPTWSVQDQYDAFKARVKEEV
- a CDS encoding alpha-ketoacid dehydrogenase subunit beta is translated as MSTAVKTQKLTMVQAITDAMATMMREHDDILVLGEDVGKNGGVFRATDGLEAEFGEKRVIDTPLAESGIIGTSIGLAMNGFRPIAEMQFLGFIYPAFNQIMTHASRIRSRTLGTFTVPMVIRAPFGAGVRAPEIHSDSVEALFTHMPGIKVVIPSNAYDAKGLLIASIEDPDPVLFLEPMRCYRSHKLEVPEEKYTVEIGKGARLQEGDDITLIAWGAMVDVIKKAAKEIEEEEGIHCDVLDLRTLYPMDRDLIAESVQKTGRAVIVHEAPGTGGVGNDVVSLINDTSFLYMRAPIKRVTGHDTPVPMCAIEDDYLPNADRVKQAIIETVRF